From the Hylaeus volcanicus isolate JK05 chromosome 4, UHH_iyHylVolc1.0_haploid, whole genome shotgun sequence genome, one window contains:
- the LOC128874923 gene encoding zinc finger protein 652-A-like isoform X1: MEQSHEILDTIETNSDKSVIELLKKAISQENIIVESETTEDSETTEIEEIIEIIEEVEEESEESLEADDPLKGISDKDDERSTERLQNDLYDRSSEMELYGLEENNSVVKPHSENENERRYRSHMSSGKQVITYDVDEDWQDEDMDEEEKSEQDSDTMDHCIEYLRGQRTQHRDRKSINNQTIIFPLQTNRSESRDNVELPDRTEKSRLGQDLKNNVNNDENVDTSISHEIVKNVENNLLYTVLGTKKQNTVKTLQVDKLSDAHFIKMEQLDENTIPIEGTIYYEGDNIEALYVAQSVDDNERYPYNPVPMEQDEQAPETVHSDANQNPEKENSQDQIFLHEDEEGQLYFKDDTGTLQPVYLTEDGHYAIAENGVDPISRESQAKSQQNARQIKEESYVLPDIDPKFPPSNTQNSAVSANDLESEDNTVTISLIISEDEHGQKRTQVIIPTTDNLKCDICNKSFKTSFQLLRHNRLKHAREEDVTTRNFPCDLCPKRYPDQNSLARHRKTHTGDRPFQCLECHKNFPTSTALRRHLTLHNSQSRPLPCIYCGRRFVEKASLVKHEQSHLADDQRSHTCDVCHKSFLHATDLSLHKKNHDPDKKFDCEVCGREFNRLNNLQRHMMVHQQQGANEEILSCDVCGITYKFMSSLTRHMVTTHMNPEKLRQQAAEQRRKRENNYRRYLENRKMYDTQHSGGFVAKRNYQHNTRSLSGSNEEAA; encoded by the exons ATGGAACAGTCCCACGAAATATTAGATACAATAGAAACCAACAGTGATAAAAGTGtgatagaattattaaaaaaagcaaTTTCACAAGAAAACATCATAGTAGAGTCAGAAACTACAGAAGATTCTGAAACAacagaaatagaagaaattatagaaataatagaagaaGTAGAAGAGGAAAGCGAAGAATCATTGGAAGCCGATGATCCTCTGAAAGGAATCAGTGATAAAGATGATGAAAGAAGTACAGAGAGACTGCAAAATGATCTGTATGATCGAAGTTCTGAAATGGAACTTTATGGTTTGGAGGAAAACAATTCAGTTGTGAAACCACACTCtgagaatgaaaatgaaagaagatatCGTTCTCATATGAGCAGTGGTAAACAAGTTATAACATATGATGTAGATGAAGATTGGCAAGATGAAGATATGGATGAGGAGGAAAAATCTGAGCAGGATTCAGACACTATGGATCATTGCATAGAATATTTACGAGGACAGAGAACACAACACAGAGATAGAAAatctataaataatcaaacaattatttttcctttacaAACAAATAGATCAGAATCCCGAGATAATGTAGAATTGCCAGACAGAACAGAGAAATCTAGGTTAGgtcaagatttaaaaaataatgtaaataatgatGAAAATGTTGATACAAGCATAAGTCATGAAATTGTGAAGAATGTTGAAAATAACTTGCTGTATACTGTCCTTGgtacaaagaaacaaaacactGTCAAAACACTGCAGGTTGACAAGCTCTCAGATGCCCATTTCATTAAG ATGGAGCAGTTGGATGAAAACACCATACCAATCGAAGGAACGATTTATTACGAAGGAGACAACATAGAAGCCTTATATGTTGCACAATCCGTAGATGATAACGAACGTTATCCATACAATCCTGTGCCAATGGAACAAGATGAGCAAGCACCTGAAACGGTTCATTCGGATGCCAATCAAAATCCAGAAAAAGAGAATTCTCag gaccaaatatttttacacgaaGACGAAGAGGGTCAGCTATACTTCAAAGACGACACTGGGACTTTACAGCCAGTATATTTAACCGAAGATGGACATTACGCTATCGCAGAAAACGGTGTTGATCCCATTAGCCGAGAATCACAAGCTAAATCTCAACAAAATGCTAGACAAATCAAAGAAGAATCGTATGTTCTACCAGATATCGACCCCAAGTTCCCTCCCAGTAACACACag AACTCTGCAGTGTCTGCTAACGATCTGGAAAGTGAGGATAATACAGTGACCATTTCTCTAATCATATCCGAGGATGAACACGGACAGAAACGAACACAAGTCATTATACCAACAacagataatttaaaatgcgatatttgtaataaaagttttaaaactTCTTTCCAATTACTTCGACACAATAGACTTAAACACGCCCGTGAAGAAGATGTTACAACAAGAAACTTCCCATGCGACTTATGCCCGAAAAG atATCCAGATCAAAATTCTCTAGCTCGTCATAGAAAAACTCACACTGGTGACCGACCGTTTCAGTGCCTCGAGTGTCATAAAAACTTTCCAACGTCTACCGCTCTACGTCGGCATTTAACGCTTCATAATTCACAATCTCGACCTCTTCCGTGCATTTACTGCGGTCGTCGCTTCGTAGAGAAAGCTAGTCTGGTCAAACACGAGCAGTCACATTTGGCTGACGATCAGCGGAGCCACACATGCGATGTATGTCATAAATCATTCTTACATGCAACTGATCTGAGTCTACATAAAAAGAATCATGATCCCGATAAGAAATTTGACTGTGAGGTTTGTGGTCGAGAGTTCAACCGATTGAACAATTTGCAGAGACATATGATGGTACATCAACAA CAAGGAGCAAACGAGGAAATACTCTCTTGCGACGTGTGTGGCATCACGTACAAATTCATGAGCTCGTTGACGAGGCATATGGTGACGACGCACATGAATCCAGAGAAACTGAGACAACAAGCAGCTGAACAACGGAGGAAACGGGAGAATAACTATCGTCGTTATTTAGAAAATCGGAAAATGTACGATACGCAACATTCGGGGGGATTCGTCGCAAAACGCAATTACCAACATAATACGCGTTCCCTTAGCGGTAGTAACGAGGAAGCGGCCTga
- the LOC128874923 gene encoding zinc finger Y-chromosomal protein-like isoform X2 → MEQSHEILDTIETNSDKSVIELLKKAISQENIIVESETTEDSETTEIEEIIEIIEEVEEESEESLEADDPLKGISDKDDERSTERLQNDLYDRSSEMELYGLEENNSVVKPHSENENERRYRSHMSSGKQVITYDVDEDWQDEDMDEEEKSEQDSDTMDHCIEYLRGQRTQHRDRKSINNQTIIFPLQTNRSESRDNVELPDRTEKSRLGQDLKNNVNNDENVDTSISHEIVKNVENNLLYTVLGTKKQNTVKTLQVDKLSDAHFIKMEQLDENTIPIEGTIYYEGDNIEALYVAQSVDDNERYPYNPVPMEQDEQAPETVHSDANQNPEKENSQDQIFLHEDEEGQLYFKDDTGTLQPVYLTEDGHYAIAENGVDPISRESQAKSQQNARQIKEESYVLPDIDPKFPPSNTQNSAVSANDLESEDNTVTISLIISEDEHGQKRTQVIIPTTDNLKCDICNKSFKTSFQLLRHNRLKHAREEDVTTRNFPCDLCPKRYPDQNSLARHRKTHTGDRPFQCLECHKNFPTSTALRRHLTLHNSQSRPLPCIYCGRRFVEKASLVKHEQSHLADDQRSHTCDVCHKSFLHATDLSLHKKNHDPDKKFDCEQGANEEILSCDVCGITYKFMSSLTRHMVTTHMNPEKLRQQAAEQRRKRENNYRRYLENRKMYDTQHSGGFVAKRNYQHNTRSLSGSNEEAA, encoded by the exons ATGGAACAGTCCCACGAAATATTAGATACAATAGAAACCAACAGTGATAAAAGTGtgatagaattattaaaaaaagcaaTTTCACAAGAAAACATCATAGTAGAGTCAGAAACTACAGAAGATTCTGAAACAacagaaatagaagaaattatagaaataatagaagaaGTAGAAGAGGAAAGCGAAGAATCATTGGAAGCCGATGATCCTCTGAAAGGAATCAGTGATAAAGATGATGAAAGAAGTACAGAGAGACTGCAAAATGATCTGTATGATCGAAGTTCTGAAATGGAACTTTATGGTTTGGAGGAAAACAATTCAGTTGTGAAACCACACTCtgagaatgaaaatgaaagaagatatCGTTCTCATATGAGCAGTGGTAAACAAGTTATAACATATGATGTAGATGAAGATTGGCAAGATGAAGATATGGATGAGGAGGAAAAATCTGAGCAGGATTCAGACACTATGGATCATTGCATAGAATATTTACGAGGACAGAGAACACAACACAGAGATAGAAAatctataaataatcaaacaattatttttcctttacaAACAAATAGATCAGAATCCCGAGATAATGTAGAATTGCCAGACAGAACAGAGAAATCTAGGTTAGgtcaagatttaaaaaataatgtaaataatgatGAAAATGTTGATACAAGCATAAGTCATGAAATTGTGAAGAATGTTGAAAATAACTTGCTGTATACTGTCCTTGgtacaaagaaacaaaacactGTCAAAACACTGCAGGTTGACAAGCTCTCAGATGCCCATTTCATTAAG ATGGAGCAGTTGGATGAAAACACCATACCAATCGAAGGAACGATTTATTACGAAGGAGACAACATAGAAGCCTTATATGTTGCACAATCCGTAGATGATAACGAACGTTATCCATACAATCCTGTGCCAATGGAACAAGATGAGCAAGCACCTGAAACGGTTCATTCGGATGCCAATCAAAATCCAGAAAAAGAGAATTCTCag gaccaaatatttttacacgaaGACGAAGAGGGTCAGCTATACTTCAAAGACGACACTGGGACTTTACAGCCAGTATATTTAACCGAAGATGGACATTACGCTATCGCAGAAAACGGTGTTGATCCCATTAGCCGAGAATCACAAGCTAAATCTCAACAAAATGCTAGACAAATCAAAGAAGAATCGTATGTTCTACCAGATATCGACCCCAAGTTCCCTCCCAGTAACACACag AACTCTGCAGTGTCTGCTAACGATCTGGAAAGTGAGGATAATACAGTGACCATTTCTCTAATCATATCCGAGGATGAACACGGACAGAAACGAACACAAGTCATTATACCAACAacagataatttaaaatgcgatatttgtaataaaagttttaaaactTCTTTCCAATTACTTCGACACAATAGACTTAAACACGCCCGTGAAGAAGATGTTACAACAAGAAACTTCCCATGCGACTTATGCCCGAAAAG atATCCAGATCAAAATTCTCTAGCTCGTCATAGAAAAACTCACACTGGTGACCGACCGTTTCAGTGCCTCGAGTGTCATAAAAACTTTCCAACGTCTACCGCTCTACGTCGGCATTTAACGCTTCATAATTCACAATCTCGACCTCTTCCGTGCATTTACTGCGGTCGTCGCTTCGTAGAGAAAGCTAGTCTGGTCAAACACGAGCAGTCACATTTGGCTGACGATCAGCGGAGCCACACATGCGATGTATGTCATAAATCATTCTTACATGCAACTGATCTGAGTCTACATAAAAAGAATCATGATCCCGATAAGAAATTTGACTGTGAG CAAGGAGCAAACGAGGAAATACTCTCTTGCGACGTGTGTGGCATCACGTACAAATTCATGAGCTCGTTGACGAGGCATATGGTGACGACGCACATGAATCCAGAGAAACTGAGACAACAAGCAGCTGAACAACGGAGGAAACGGGAGAATAACTATCGTCGTTATTTAGAAAATCGGAAAATGTACGATACGCAACATTCGGGGGGATTCGTCGCAAAACGCAATTACCAACATAATACGCGTTCCCTTAGCGGTAGTAACGAGGAAGCGGCCTga
- the LOC128874923 gene encoding uncharacterized protein LOC128874923 isoform X3, with amino-acid sequence MEQSHEILDTIETNSDKSVIELLKKAISQENIIVESETTEDSETTEIEEIIEIIEEVEEESEESLEADDPLKGISDKDDERSTERLQNDLYDRSSEMELYGLEENNSVVKPHSENENERRYRSHMSSGKQVITYDVDEDWQDEDMDEEEKSEQDSDTMDHCIEYLRGQRTQHRDRKSINNQTIIFPLQTNRSESRDNVELPDRTEKSRLGQDLKNNVNNDENVDTSISHEIVKNVENNLLYTVLGTKKQNTVKTLQVDKLSDAHFIKMEQLDENTIPIEGTIYYEGDNIEALYVAQSVDDNERYPYNPVPMEQDEQAPETVHSDANQNPEKENSQDQIFLHEDEEGQLYFKDDTGTLQPVYLTEDGHYAIAENGVDPISRESQAKSQQNARQIKEESYVLPDIDPKFPPSNTQNSAVSANDLESEDNTVTISLIISEDEHGQKRTQVIIPTTDNLKCDICNKSFKTSFQLLRHNRLKHAREEDVTTRNFPCDLCPKRYPDQNSLARHRKTHTGDRPFQCLECHKNFPTSTALRRHLTLHNSQSRPLPCIYCGRRFVEKASLVKHEQSHLADDQRSHTCDQGANEEILSCDVCGITYKFMSSLTRHMVTTHMNPEKLRQQAAEQRRKRENNYRRYLENRKMYDTQHSGGFVAKRNYQHNTRSLSGSNEEAA; translated from the exons ATGGAACAGTCCCACGAAATATTAGATACAATAGAAACCAACAGTGATAAAAGTGtgatagaattattaaaaaaagcaaTTTCACAAGAAAACATCATAGTAGAGTCAGAAACTACAGAAGATTCTGAAACAacagaaatagaagaaattatagaaataatagaagaaGTAGAAGAGGAAAGCGAAGAATCATTGGAAGCCGATGATCCTCTGAAAGGAATCAGTGATAAAGATGATGAAAGAAGTACAGAGAGACTGCAAAATGATCTGTATGATCGAAGTTCTGAAATGGAACTTTATGGTTTGGAGGAAAACAATTCAGTTGTGAAACCACACTCtgagaatgaaaatgaaagaagatatCGTTCTCATATGAGCAGTGGTAAACAAGTTATAACATATGATGTAGATGAAGATTGGCAAGATGAAGATATGGATGAGGAGGAAAAATCTGAGCAGGATTCAGACACTATGGATCATTGCATAGAATATTTACGAGGACAGAGAACACAACACAGAGATAGAAAatctataaataatcaaacaattatttttcctttacaAACAAATAGATCAGAATCCCGAGATAATGTAGAATTGCCAGACAGAACAGAGAAATCTAGGTTAGgtcaagatttaaaaaataatgtaaataatgatGAAAATGTTGATACAAGCATAAGTCATGAAATTGTGAAGAATGTTGAAAATAACTTGCTGTATACTGTCCTTGgtacaaagaaacaaaacactGTCAAAACACTGCAGGTTGACAAGCTCTCAGATGCCCATTTCATTAAG ATGGAGCAGTTGGATGAAAACACCATACCAATCGAAGGAACGATTTATTACGAAGGAGACAACATAGAAGCCTTATATGTTGCACAATCCGTAGATGATAACGAACGTTATCCATACAATCCTGTGCCAATGGAACAAGATGAGCAAGCACCTGAAACGGTTCATTCGGATGCCAATCAAAATCCAGAAAAAGAGAATTCTCag gaccaaatatttttacacgaaGACGAAGAGGGTCAGCTATACTTCAAAGACGACACTGGGACTTTACAGCCAGTATATTTAACCGAAGATGGACATTACGCTATCGCAGAAAACGGTGTTGATCCCATTAGCCGAGAATCACAAGCTAAATCTCAACAAAATGCTAGACAAATCAAAGAAGAATCGTATGTTCTACCAGATATCGACCCCAAGTTCCCTCCCAGTAACACACag AACTCTGCAGTGTCTGCTAACGATCTGGAAAGTGAGGATAATACAGTGACCATTTCTCTAATCATATCCGAGGATGAACACGGACAGAAACGAACACAAGTCATTATACCAACAacagataatttaaaatgcgatatttgtaataaaagttttaaaactTCTTTCCAATTACTTCGACACAATAGACTTAAACACGCCCGTGAAGAAGATGTTACAACAAGAAACTTCCCATGCGACTTATGCCCGAAAAG atATCCAGATCAAAATTCTCTAGCTCGTCATAGAAAAACTCACACTGGTGACCGACCGTTTCAGTGCCTCGAGTGTCATAAAAACTTTCCAACGTCTACCGCTCTACGTCGGCATTTAACGCTTCATAATTCACAATCTCGACCTCTTCCGTGCATTTACTGCGGTCGTCGCTTCGTAGAGAAAGCTAGTCTGGTCAAACACGAGCAGTCACATTTGGCTGACGATCAGCGGAGCCACACATGCGAT CAAGGAGCAAACGAGGAAATACTCTCTTGCGACGTGTGTGGCATCACGTACAAATTCATGAGCTCGTTGACGAGGCATATGGTGACGACGCACATGAATCCAGAGAAACTGAGACAACAAGCAGCTGAACAACGGAGGAAACGGGAGAATAACTATCGTCGTTATTTAGAAAATCGGAAAATGTACGATACGCAACATTCGGGGGGATTCGTCGCAAAACGCAATTACCAACATAATACGCGTTCCCTTAGCGGTAGTAACGAGGAAGCGGCCTga
- the LOC128874924 gene encoding solute carrier family 26 member 6-like isoform X1, producing MEKHDALLQVHLERPMYEQEALNEDYNYEMPNISVFKNTIHALKSKNWKSCMTSTIPSINWLRSYNWRKNIISDIISGLTVAVMHIPQGMAYALLGNVPPVVGIYMAFFPVLVYFLFGTSRHVSIGTFAVVCLMTGKTVMTYSIPHYDESTTPNATDIMFNHTKEHLYMYTPMQVATAVTFMVGIYQIIMYIFHLGIISTLLSEPLVNSFTTGAAVYVFVSQIKDLLGLKLPKQKGYFKLIFTFIDIIKEIRNTNIAAVIVSLITITCLTFNNEFLKPWANKKCSIPIPIELIAVVSGTLTSKYLGLSKEYNIQDVGNIPTGLPSPAIPTFDLLHLVAIDSIAITMVSYTITISMALIFAQKLKYKINSNQELLAMGMSNIFGSFFSCMPVSASLSRSLIQQTVGGRTQIASIVSCLILLTILLWIGPFFEPLPRCVLASIIVVALKGMFQQAKQLMKFWKLNKYDALIWIATFLIVVVVSIDIGLLFGIMLSLLIILLQSIRPYTCLLGHIPNTDLYLDLSRYKAAVEIPGLKIFQYCGTLNFANSNHFKSELYKRVGVNPHNVIEHRLKLREKGIYIDTGDSEDKQELRCIVMDMSALSYIDSSGVVALHSTITEFNQIDINFYFVNCSSPIFEMIKKCDLYLHGKLTFKIFPTIRDAKMYLDNKFYSR from the exons ATGGAGAAGCATGATGCATTGTTACAAGTACATTTAGAAAGGCCAATGTATGAACAAGAAGCTTTAAATGAAgattataattatgaaatgcCAAATATATCTG ttTTCAAAAACACCATACATGCTTTGAAATCTAAGAATTGGAAATCATGCATGACATCCACAATTCCTTCCATAAATTGGTTGAGAAGTTACAATtggagaaaaaatattatctctGATATAATTTCTGGTTTAACTGTAGCAGTTATGCACATTCCTCAGGGCATGGCTTACGCGCTTTTGGGAAATGTACCACCAGTAGTTGGCATATACATGGCATTTTTTCCTGTTTTAGTGTATTTCCTTTTTGGCACATCAAGACATGTGTCTATTG GAACTTTTGCTGTGGTTTGCCTAATGACTGGGAAAACAGTGATGACTTACTCGATACCACACTATGATGAGAGTACAACTCCAAATGCTACGGATATAATGTTCAATCATACCAAGGAACacttgtatatgtatacaccaATGCAAGTTGCAACAGCAGTCACATTCATGGTTGGGATATATCAG ATCATAATGTACATATTCCACTTGGGTATCATAAGCACATTGCTTAGCGAACCTTTAGTAAATAGTTTTACAACTGGTGCAGCAGTTTATGTTTTTGTATCCCAAATTAAAGATCTCCTAGGTTTGAAATTACCAAAGCAGAAAGGATATTttaaacttattttt acatttatagatattattaaagagatacgaaatacaaatatagCTGCTGTGATTGTGTCATTGATAACAATTACTTGTCTTACTTTTAACAACGAATTTTTAAAG CCATGGGCAAACAAAAAATGCAGCATTCCAATACCAATAGAACTGATTGCAGTTGTAAGTGGTACTTTAACTTCAAAGTACCTTGGCTTATCTAAGGAGTATAATATCCAAGATGTAGGGAATATCCCCACAGG tcTTCCATCACCAGCAATACCAACATTTGATTTATTACATCTTGTAGCAATAGATAGTATTGCTATAACCATGGTTTCTTACACTATAACTATATCAATGGCTTTAATATTTGCACAAAAacttaaatacaaaattaattcgaatcaAGAACTTCTTGCAATG GGTATGAGTAATATATTTGGATCATTCTTCTCGTGCATGCCAGTGTCAGCATCATTGAGTAGATCTTTAATTCAACAAACAGTTGGCGGCCGAACACAAATAGCCAGTATTGTatcttgtttaattttacttaCTATTCTTTTATGGATCGGTCCATTTTTTGAACCACTACCAAGATGCGTTCTTGCATCAATTATCGTC GTAGCTTTGAAAGGAATGTTTCAACAAGCTAAGCAACTTATGAAATTctggaaattaaataaatatgatgcGTTAATTTGGATCGCCACGTTCTTAATAGTTGTTGTAGTGAGCATCGATATTGGTTTATTGTTTGGAATAATGTTGTCGctactaattattttattacaaagcaTTAGACCTTACACTTGTTTGCTGGGACACATACCAAATAcagatttatatttagatttgAGTAGATACAAGGCG gCGGTGGAAATTCCtggattgaaaatttttcagtaTTGTGGAACTCTAAATTTTGCGAATAGTAATCATTTTAAATCCGAATTGTATAAACGAGTAGGAGTAAATCCACACAACGTTATAGAACACAGACTGAAATTAAGAGAGAAAGGTATTTACATAGATACAGGAGATTCGGAAGACAAACAAGAATTACGATGTATCGTAATGGATATGAGCGCCTTAAGTTATATTGATTCTAGTGGCGTAGTCGCGTTGCATTCGACAATAACGGAATTTAATCAAATCgatataaacttttattttgtaaattgttcgAGTCCGATttttgaaatgataaaaaaatgtgactTGTACTTACACGGAAAGCTGACATTTAAGATCTTTCCGACGATACGAGACGCTAAAATGTACttagataacaaattttattcaagataa
- the LOC128874924 gene encoding prestin-like isoform X2, protein MTGKTVMTYSIPHYDESTTPNATDIMFNHTKEHLYMYTPMQVATAVTFMVGIYQIIMYIFHLGIISTLLSEPLVNSFTTGAAVYVFVSQIKDLLGLKLPKQKGYFKLIFTFIDIIKEIRNTNIAAVIVSLITITCLTFNNEFLKPWANKKCSIPIPIELIAVVSGTLTSKYLGLSKEYNIQDVGNIPTGLPSPAIPTFDLLHLVAIDSIAITMVSYTITISMALIFAQKLKYKINSNQELLAMGMSNIFGSFFSCMPVSASLSRSLIQQTVGGRTQIASIVSCLILLTILLWIGPFFEPLPRCVLASIIVVALKGMFQQAKQLMKFWKLNKYDALIWIATFLIVVVVSIDIGLLFGIMLSLLIILLQSIRPYTCLLGHIPNTDLYLDLSRYKAAVEIPGLKIFQYCGTLNFANSNHFKSELYKRVGVNPHNVIEHRLKLREKGIYIDTGDSEDKQELRCIVMDMSALSYIDSSGVVALHSTITEFNQIDINFYFVNCSSPIFEMIKKCDLYLHGKLTFKIFPTIRDAKMYLDNKFYSR, encoded by the exons ATGACTGGGAAAACAGTGATGACTTACTCGATACCACACTATGATGAGAGTACAACTCCAAATGCTACGGATATAATGTTCAATCATACCAAGGAACacttgtatatgtatacaccaATGCAAGTTGCAACAGCAGTCACATTCATGGTTGGGATATATCAG ATCATAATGTACATATTCCACTTGGGTATCATAAGCACATTGCTTAGCGAACCTTTAGTAAATAGTTTTACAACTGGTGCAGCAGTTTATGTTTTTGTATCCCAAATTAAAGATCTCCTAGGTTTGAAATTACCAAAGCAGAAAGGATATTttaaacttattttt acatttatagatattattaaagagatacgaaatacaaatatagCTGCTGTGATTGTGTCATTGATAACAATTACTTGTCTTACTTTTAACAACGAATTTTTAAAG CCATGGGCAAACAAAAAATGCAGCATTCCAATACCAATAGAACTGATTGCAGTTGTAAGTGGTACTTTAACTTCAAAGTACCTTGGCTTATCTAAGGAGTATAATATCCAAGATGTAGGGAATATCCCCACAGG tcTTCCATCACCAGCAATACCAACATTTGATTTATTACATCTTGTAGCAATAGATAGTATTGCTATAACCATGGTTTCTTACACTATAACTATATCAATGGCTTTAATATTTGCACAAAAacttaaatacaaaattaattcgaatcaAGAACTTCTTGCAATG GGTATGAGTAATATATTTGGATCATTCTTCTCGTGCATGCCAGTGTCAGCATCATTGAGTAGATCTTTAATTCAACAAACAGTTGGCGGCCGAACACAAATAGCCAGTATTGTatcttgtttaattttacttaCTATTCTTTTATGGATCGGTCCATTTTTTGAACCACTACCAAGATGCGTTCTTGCATCAATTATCGTC GTAGCTTTGAAAGGAATGTTTCAACAAGCTAAGCAACTTATGAAATTctggaaattaaataaatatgatgcGTTAATTTGGATCGCCACGTTCTTAATAGTTGTTGTAGTGAGCATCGATATTGGTTTATTGTTTGGAATAATGTTGTCGctactaattattttattacaaagcaTTAGACCTTACACTTGTTTGCTGGGACACATACCAAATAcagatttatatttagatttgAGTAGATACAAGGCG gCGGTGGAAATTCCtggattgaaaatttttcagtaTTGTGGAACTCTAAATTTTGCGAATAGTAATCATTTTAAATCCGAATTGTATAAACGAGTAGGAGTAAATCCACACAACGTTATAGAACACAGACTGAAATTAAGAGAGAAAGGTATTTACATAGATACAGGAGATTCGGAAGACAAACAAGAATTACGATGTATCGTAATGGATATGAGCGCCTTAAGTTATATTGATTCTAGTGGCGTAGTCGCGTTGCATTCGACAATAACGGAATTTAATCAAATCgatataaacttttattttgtaaattgttcgAGTCCGATttttgaaatgataaaaaaatgtgactTGTACTTACACGGAAAGCTGACATTTAAGATCTTTCCGACGATACGAGACGCTAAAATGTACttagataacaaattttattcaagataa